The following proteins are co-located in the Terriglobales bacterium genome:
- a CDS encoding DUF3467 domain-containing protein: MSFPTPPGVKLINDSNYRENYANSVQVRVNVWDFFLVFGTMQQQVENEVEIHNFQGIYLSPQQAKALMTILQQNVANYEKTFGEIKLDPGLAAVGPVN; this comes from the coding sequence ATGTCATTTCCGACTCCGCCTGGCGTCAAACTCATTAACGACTCCAACTACCGCGAGAACTACGCCAACAGCGTGCAAGTTCGCGTGAACGTCTGGGATTTCTTTCTCGTCTTCGGCACCATGCAGCAGCAGGTGGAAAACGAAGTCGAGATCCACAATTTTCAAGGAATCTACCTGAGCCCGCAGCAGGCCAAGGCCCTGATGACCATCCTGCAACAGAACGTGGCCAACTACGAAAAAACCTTCGGCGAGATCAAGCTCGATCCCGGATTAGCCGCGGTGGGTCCGGTCAACTAA